The region TGAAGCTTGTTATTGAATAGATCGGAAACCCGATTATCAAGCTCGATAGAGATCTTGCTGCAAGCTATGAATTTCTCTGGTCGCATGGAATGATATCTGACGAGATTTTCATGATCATCAAAAGAGAATgtgattttgaaaaatatgttaGGAGGAATGATCAGAATGCCAGTGAAACATGTAATACAGCAGTTGATACAGCAATTATAATGGTCGGAAATATAAACTTCTACAATGTGATACTTGATACTTGTCCATCAAACGTCGAAGAACAACTAAGACTGAAAAAAACAGTATGGTTCTCCATCTCATCTGCAAAATTTCCATAATATAACATCAAGATTGATTAAAATACCATTGCCATTTCTATTTAAAACTCAGGTTTCAAAGATCAGCTATGGTATTGATGTCTGCATGGGATATGAGATTGATGTGTACCTTAATCTCCCACAAGTTCAGCATGCTTTCCATGCAAACAGGACAAAATTACCTTACAAATGGAGCAAATGCAGTCAGTAAGTCATATTTGTTTCagattcaaaaagaaaaagaaaagaaaactaacaaCTCTGAGTTTTTTCAATATATCATCAGATTTCTACAATATAATGATGAGGACAATATCAAGAACATGCTTCCAGTGCTTAAAATTATAGTTGGCCAGAAAATTCCAGTTTGGATTTTCAGGCAAGAAATCTCCTTAGTTACTTATTTAACTGAAATATCACTTCgatcaatctcattaattatttttcattgcaGTGGTGATCAAGATGCAATTCTTTCGATATTGGGATCTCGATCTCTTGTGAGAGAATTAGCAGAGGAGTTGAAGTACAACATCACAGTGCCGTATGGTGCTTGGTATTACAAAAGCCAGgtatagaaaatatgaaatcgGTTAATATTATTGGAGTGATCAATAATTCCactgattaatttgaaaaatacagatttaaatatataagcacGGAACTCTCATCCCATTGAACTGGATTCAATTAATATGTTTAGCTTGCACTTGAACAAAGGTTATAACATATGCATAGTTGACTCAAGAATGAGAAACAGGTTAATTTTACATAATAAGATTGTATCATAATATATCTAACAATGTATGAACATATGATTTGAAGGTTGGAGGATGGGTGACCGAATACGGGAATGTGCTTACATTTGCGACGGTGAAAGGTGGTGGTGAAATGATTGGGTATTCGCAGCCCGGCCGAGCTTTCCAGCTCTTCAAATCATTTGTTCATGGAGAGAGGCTGACCAGGCGCAACACATGATCTTGTTTCTGTTAATCAATAAAAGATATGATGTTGTTATGAAGTTCATGCAATGTTTTACCCTATGATTGTCACTGAAACTTGTTTGAATAAATTCAGACTTACTGAATATTGAGTTTGCATACCTTGCCTTGTTCCATTGATTCTTATCATGTTTTTTCTCTTGTGCAGATAAAATGAGTTTGACACTGTTTTATTAAGAAGCAGATAAAATTTACTTCAACAGAGTCAGAGATGATAGCAGAgtataagataaaaaatttatatttaataagtgTAATACTCTCCTATATcttcccataaaaaaaaaaaattagtttaaaaatgtACTCCTGGTCCTAAACCCAAACAGTTGACATATCTAGTTGAATCTAATGAAAAGAATAGGTCATGTTAGGCATGCTTGgcctaaaaaattaatttaaagttttgttatattaaaatttgtcCTGCTGACAACCACCTGATAGTCTACAGTAAATCATTTGAATGGAAAGTGAGTTATGCATGATAGAATTTTTGTGCTGTGCACTattgtaaaaatattgtaataatattatttattttctgtttattaaattttttatgagtatagtaaaaaaaaattattattatgggGTTGTAGCCCTAACATATTatcttaaataaatatgatagactattattattttgtatgttAGTTAATCCCATATAGTGAATTTTAAGTGGCTATTAACATTTTTAACTAATACACTATTATATCTATATGTCTATTTAACATCATTTTTGTGACGCTACACTTGATCAcggtaataaaaaaaaaaaaattgttatgctAAAAATCAATAAGTCATTctccattataatatttttttttttaaaaaaaaaaaaagcattctcCATTATTTTCTTGTAGATTAacgtatttttttaaaattttttaattgaaacaatTCAACCCCAAGAGAAACGTTTGCTTTGGGAAAAATAGAGAATTTGCTAATGTCACTGTCTCGCCATTTGGCGAGCAGCcataagcaaaataaaacagaaTCACTTGgactttgttatttattattcacCATCTTTgacttcttttattcttgcttgcCAAGCTATCTCACTCTTTCTTCCGTTGCACACAACCTCTCTTTATATATCACCAACCTCATACAACAGTGTGGCAGTGAATCTTCAACATAGactagagaaaagaagagaagagaagagatgaGTTCTTGTTACTGTTGTATACCAGCTTTAGCAAAGGTTTCTCCAATGAAAACAGCATCAAAACAGGAGAAGAATGAATCCCAAAACCCAAACTCAAAGGTGGAGAGTGATAAGAAGCAAGTGAAGAAGGttaaaaaggagaagaaagagaagaacagGTTGGAAGAGGCTGCAATTGTTGTGCCTCACTTCCCATTCCATACCAGACCTGGCCTCCTCTGATTAATCTACTGTTTTCTTTCCCCAGAAAGTGTCCTTTTTTAAGCAAGTTGTTGTAGTTTTTGGACTTTAAATCTGTACATCATCTGTAAGGTTTTAGTTGTGGTTTTTCATCCCTTGATTTGCTATTTACTAGTGGCttcaaatactataaaaaatgaTCATTTTTAAAGGAATGTTAACCTTCATtttaaacaaacataaaacaGGGTACTCTGTTTTTAGCAATATATTATATGGATAAATCCTTAATAAAGAAGCTAGTGCCTGGGCTTCTGAAAGCAACTGGGTGATATAATTCATGCCTGACCTTGAAAAGTAAACAGCAATACAACTAACTGCAAAATTTGGTAGCAATGCCTAACTCTTCATCATCAAGAAGGAGCTTGGAGTATGCCAATATGGAGTGTTAAAATTAATGCACTTTTAAAAAAGTGGAAATAATTCTAGATGAGAAGAAACAGCCAGAGACCTAAATAACACTGTTAATTAgatgtttttgagaaaaatttagGAACTATCAGGGAAGTTTGTTCCCATTTTAATTGAGTCTTTCTCTGACTAATAAAATAGTATTTCCTGAAAAGCAGAGACCATTGAAGTCATAACAAAGGGACTCACAACTGGATTTTGACATACAAATGGCAACAGTATGAGCACGAAGTAATGAGCAATTTGTGGGTATTAAAGCCACACGTTTTAGATGTACACACTGAATTCCTCTACCTATTTATATATGcacatgtgtgtgtatatatatatatttgtgttttcatttttcatattcaaaaCATAATTAGCACTCCatctttttcaatcaatttcATGGAATCCAAACAAGATGGTTATTTAGCTAGTGTGTGCATCTACAAAGAGCTTATTGAGTTGATTCAAGCTAAACAAGATCAAGAAAACAAAGCACAACAAGAGAAGAGAATCCAGTGGCTGAGATCCCAAGTGATTGGAAGCCATGCAGAGTTTGACACTCCATTTGGCAAAAGAATGCTCACTTATGCTGATCACACAGCAACTGGAAGATGTTTGCTCTACATTGAAGATTTCATCCTCCGCAAAGTCCTTCCTTTTTATggtaacaaataaaaaaaatcatcaaagatttatttttaataagagTACTCAACTTCTTGTTAATATGTTAGTGGTTTTTATTGATAGGAAATACTCACACAAGTGATAGCTTTGTGGGGAGCAATACAACAAAGATGGTGCAAGAAGGGATGATGTACATCAAGAAATGCATGGGAGCCGGCCAAGATGATGCTCTCATCTTCTCTGGCGCCGGCGCCACTGCAGGGATTAAAAGGCTTCAAGAAGTGATGGGAGTGGCCATCCCTTCTACTATGAGAGAGAAGGTGGTGAAAAAGTTAAGGGATGAAGAGAGATGGGTGGTCTTTGTTGGTCCTTATGAGCACCACTCCAATTTGCTTTCATGGAGGCAGAGCACTGTGGAAGTTGTGGAGATTGGTGCAGATGATGATGGACTCATTGACATTGGAGCACTGAAACAAGAGCTCATGTCTTCTAAGTATGCAAAGCGTCCCATGTTGGGCTCCTTCTCTGCTTGTTCTAATGTTACTGGAATTCTGACTAATACTAGAGCCTTGGCTAGGCTTCTCCATAAACATGGAGCTTTTGCTTGCTTTGATTTTGCAACCAGGTAAtcattttttcccccttttttttatttttcatttttatttttggcagaataatttaattttattgattagcAACCaaccaaatattattttaagcaCTTTGTACTTGAAATTCAACAAATGCTGCTGCCAACCATTTTCTAGCAAAACTATGAATGAATACAGTTCAACTTCCTGATTTGATGAGATTTGCTCTATTTTCATCTTGATGTGGGAATATATTGAGATTTAAATACATTAGGTGAGTTTTATTATTGTTCAATATTTGCACTAGCACGAGAAGCTGAAAGTTGAACGGCAATGGCCACTATGAAATaggttattattataaaaaaaaaaagaagaagtgaattttaaatatttaaagattatATGAGAAGATGCTTTAAGTTAGGATGAATGATTTTgcttaaaaagttaaaaagagtACCTGgttttgctttctttgcatccataggattaagatttaaTTTACTTTACTTAATGGATTATAAGATTAACATTATACagtgaaatatataataatatcttaATTCAAAGCTTCTAGTCAACAAGTAACCAATGGACAAACCACAATAAAAAGCAGCagtagtttttatatatatgaaaatgaaatgaaagaaattcaaaattataagttggtttttattttgttatattacatACACACAGTGGTCCATATGTGGAATTGGATATGAAGCctggagaagaagatggataTGATGCTGTATTCCTTAGCCCACACAAGTTCATTGGAGGACCTGGTTCTCCAGGCATGCTACTCATTAACAAAGCTCTTTACAAGCTTAAATCCTCACCTCCTTCAACTTGTGGAGGTGGTACTGTTAACTATGTCAATGGTTTCAATGAACAAGACACTCTCTACAATGAAGATATAGAAGAGAGAGAACATGCAGGAACTCCACCCatcattcaaacaatcaaagcaGCAATGGCTTTCTGGGTGAAAAATTTCATTGGCTTTCAACTCATTAGTTTTCATGAAACCATCTACACTGAATTGGCACTCAATGTACTTCTCTCTAATCCTAACATTCGCATACTTGGAAACAATAAAGTCAAGAGATTACCCATCATCTCTTTTCTTGTCTTCCCTTCAAGCAGTACTGTTAATGGAGAAAAGCCCCTTCACTGCCGTTTTGTAGCTAAACTACTCAATGATCTCTTTGGGATTCAAGGTAGGGGTGGGTGTGCTTGTGCTGGTCCTTATGGTCATCGTCTACTTGGTATTGATGAGAAGCTCTCTCTTGCCCTTAGATCTGCCATCCAAAAGGTACGTactatgtatatatgcatgcattttCATGCATGATGAGATGGTTAATTAGTAGTTAATGATTTAAGGGTTTTTATGGTTATGCAGGGATATAGTGGTTTGAAGCCAGGGTGGACAAGGATTAGCTTCTCCTACTACATGTCTAGAGAAGAGTGGGCATTTGTTCTTGCTTCTATTGAGTTCATAGCTAGTTAtggccatctttttcttccaCTTTATGAGTTTGATTGGATCACTGGAGATTGGACATTcaagaaaagaatgaagaaactTGAGGGATTTGTTGAATTAAGGGCAATCAATAGTAGTAGTACTACTAATGGAGAGAGAAAAGATAGGGATGTGTTCATGAAGTACTTGTTTGCTGCTGAAGACTTTGCCCTCTCTCTTTCCGGAGATATTTGTCCTGGGTTTGTCCCTGCAGATATTGACCCAAGTCTCattctttttagaatttaatctCAATGTTTTGTAATTTGTCAGAGATTTTTCACTTTTagtttttgtattgtttaattcATTTTATGTAATCAAATGTAGGCACGAGAAATATACACATTGACTAAtaataatttagaattttattcaaaCAGTACTTTGACCAATAAGCATTGGTCAATAGTTATCAAACCAACAAGCAATAATTAATATACATCTCTTTTATTCAAACATTCTTATCAAGATTCTTGACTCAGGAAATTAAGAACCTAACATATTAATGTATGATGTACATTTATTGCATTCCAGCTGGATTTACTCATAGAGTTTTAATGTGACAACTATCTCATCTGGAACATTGTTTCTTGGAGGGTCAGCAGGAAGAGACAGTGCCAAACGTTTGGCAGCCTCTAAGTATGTAGcaaatttgtgtgtttttccCACTGTTTTCCCTTCTTTAACATTAACTAAAGTATTCTCAATCCCAATCAGTGCATTGAGATCTCTTGTTCCATCTACTCCTCCAATTGCACCAGAGAACAGTGCACGAGATGCATTAGCAAGCTCAGCCTCCATCAAATGGTACTTGAATGCACGTTTGTCAAAACTCCAGTCTCCAGACTCCCAGTGAAAGGTATAGAGAGGGAGGAAACGGTGACCATGCATGCCAATGAACTCAACTGCTGCCATAATGAAGGCAAACTCCTCTTTTGCCATATAGTATGGAAAGCTAATCCTTGTCCATCCAGGCTTCATTCCATTGTAACCCTGTTCATTAATTTTTACTTAAGAGTTAGTAGCATTCTTCCTTTTTTATAGACAAATTAATTAAGCTTCATTATTATATCTTGTACCTTTTGTATGACGGATCTAATCCCAAGAGAGAGCTTCTCATCTACATTGAGAAGAGAGTGACCATAAGGACCAGCACAAGCACAGCCACCACGAGCTTGAATACCGAAGAGGTCATTTAGTAGTTTTGCAACAAAACGCCCGTTCAGTGGCTGGATTTTGTTATCTAAGTCATCAATGGAGGAATGAGTACGAGTTGTTGAAGGGTAGACAAGAAAGGAGAGGATGGAGAGACGTTTGGCCTTTGTGTTTCCAAGCACTTTTATGTTGGGGTTTTGTCGCAGCCTCCTCAGCGCTGTTTCTATGTAGAAGCTCTCATGAAGGTCAATGAGCTCATAGCCTATGTATTCTTTGACCCAGAATGCTAATGCAgctcttatcttttgtattatttgtggTGTCCCTgcatcttctctttcttctattTTATCATAGTACAGAGTATCCTGATAAATTTGCAATCTTAAGCCATGTATtatgcacacacacatatatataagcataaaaggagatataaaaaaaacacttacttCTTCATTGAAGCCATTGACATAGGCAACAGTGCCACCTCCACAGGTGGATGGAGGCAGTGATCCCAGTCGATACATAGAATTACTCATCAAAAGAATGCCAGGAGTTCCTGGTCCTCCAATGAACTTGTGAGGACTAAGATATACAGCATCATACCCTCCTAACTCATCTCTAGATCTCATGTTGATTTCCACGTACGGTCCActgccatgcatgcatgcatataattatcatcatcaccgacatatatatatatatatatagtaaatgaTCAATTATGATTAATACCTGGCAGCAaaatcaaaacaagcaaagGCACCATGCCGATGAAGAAGACGAGCAACGGCACGTGTGTCGGTAGCTATGCCGGTGACGTTACTGCAAGCCGAGAAAGAGCCCAGCTTTGGCCGGTCTAAATACTTGAGAGACTTAAGCTGTCTCTCCAACTCTTCCAAATCAATCAGACCATCAGAGTTCAACCCAATCTCAACAACGTCAGCCAAGCTCTGTCTCCAAGAGAGAATATTAGAGTGGTGTTCATATGGTCCAATGAAAACCACCCATCTCTCCTCCTCTTTGACATTCTCTAACACCCTGTCACGCATGATAGGACTCACTGCAACCCCAATCACCTCTTGAAGTCTCTTGATTGCAGCAGTAGTACCAGAACCACAAAAGATTATAGAATCATCATTTCCTCCACCCATACACTTCTTGATGAACTCTGATGCCTTGTGTGCCAACTTAGTTGTCCTCTCCCCCACAAAACTATCATCAGTATGTGTGTTTCctgaataaataatttcaatataagcctttgatatataattataatttggtgtattaatttatatatagagTGATTACCATATGATGGAAGGACTTTATCAATTATGTAATCTTCAATGAACTTCAAGGAGCGGCCGGAAGCGGTGTGATCGGCGTAGGTGAGTGTGCGTTGGCCGAAGGGAGTGTCAAACTCCATCTGGTTGCCAATTACTTGAGATTGTAACCACTCAATCCTATCTTCAGATGAGTTGTTCTGTGAGTATCTCCTCAGCTTTTGGATCACAGCAGGACTGATACTAGTATCAAGTTCATCCAAACTTGATTTATGAATCATCTTATCTTGAACTGGCTTGAGCATCATGGTCATGGAGTTTGGAGTTTGTGAGTTAATGGACGTTTGGTTTTGAGGTTCCTTGGAAGATGGTGTTTGGTTTCTGTGTTTGGCTGTAAAACGCTTCATGAAATGCATTGCGACTCGATCTCAAGTTGAAAGAGTTTAATTAGAGATGATATGTGAATTTTGAGAAGTGGTATCATTGATTTATAGTGCAAGCACAAGTTCAAGACATGAGAATCGGTCTGCAGGTCTATTTGTGAAGAATTGGTAAACTATATAAATGAAATTGTTGTAGTTTGGACAAGGAATATTCCATGCTGACTGGGTGCATGATTTTGGTAATATCCCCAACAATAATGATAAGCAACCATTCTTGtcgcatttattaaaaaaaaaattaagcaaccATGCAAAacaattagtaataataataacaataataataataacaataataataataataataataataataataataataataataataataataattctattaaCATGAATTCCACATGCTTCAGTAGACAATAGGTTATTGATTAAATATATAGGATGGTAAATTGTGAGGATAGGCGGGATTGTTGAATGAAGAATGAATATATATGGATAGGttccattgaaaaaaaatgtaacCTTCTTTGTTAAATTCTTTTACAATTTCTTAATAGATGGGGTCCAAAGTCCACTTTACTCCCAATTCTGGAAAATCAGATGCTCAAGCAAAATCACACTTTTCTGCTGATTAGTCTGGGAAGTCAAAATTCTCACATTATCTAACCTTTTCAAAAAAGGTTGTAATATAATTGCcacaaatatatgtattttttgtcacaaaaacttTGAAACTGTGGAATACCTATTCCTTGATTGCGAATACACAGAGAGAATTTGGTCATTCTTTAGACAAGTTTTTTATGCTTACTTTTCACCTCTTTCTATTTCCAGTGTTTGGACCTCCTGGATACCTTCTTTAAACTCTAATCTTTGGAACATATGGGATCTCATTTCCAGAGCAATAATctagaatatttggttggaatGATGTATTCGAATTTTTCAGCTTAATTGCTTatcctttcattttattattttgaagactgctaatatgcttctctcttggttATCTGCAGCTCCAGTTTCACCTTAGCAAACCAACTTTGAAGCTTCTCAAAGGATAAAATGCTCCCTCAACTTCTTGAGCGCCAGGTCTGCAGATCACGTGGGCAATCCAGAGATCAACCTCCCTCGAGAGCAATCATCTCCCTTTTGTCTCCAAGCTCGAGCTAGCCTGTGTTTCTAAAAGGATGTTTTCGCTGACCCAGCTTTCTTTCTTCTGTTCTTTTTCTGCTCTTGCTCCTTTTGAGTTCAGTAAACCTCACCCCCTAGTGAGGTCTTCGTCTGTCTCcgttgttttgttatgtttttcttcttttctgtgTTTATCTTGACCCTCTTTCTCTTCGGTGTTAGTTTGCCTTCTTTTTAGTTTCccttttcattgttttgtaccttttttttttattaaagatttGGTTTATccagatttattaaaaaaaataataaaataaatttatccattaataatttaaactatTGAGTTGATTCAGTTTGCCTAACTTAATGACACTCTCAACCACGTACACAAAAGATGGCATTGATGCCAACTTAATTACACAAATTAATGCCGCAGAAAAGTTGGTCAATTGACGATTCTAAAGtttcattaacaaatatattcTCAGGGTTGGTCAATTGACTATTCTAAAGTttcatttacaaatatatatatatatatatatagtttatccATTTGAAGTTAATTTTAAGTTGGCCCAGTTTACCTAACCTAATATCACTCTTAAATAGACGGCATCATTGCCACTTGTTTACACAAATCAATGCCTGAGAATAATTGTTCAATAGAAAATTTCTATTTCAAATTTTAGGAATGTTGGGGATGACTCATATTAAACTAGTTTTGgctttgttattgttgtttatcCTAATAATATTACTCTCTGCATATTGTACATTTACATCCCCATTCACTCCCCAATCCATTTCTGAAATCTGAACCGCTTGGGATCCATCCATAATTTCTAACTAAAGAACTATGTGAGATATATTTTTCAGAGCAATCTGCTGAAATATCTGGCTCAAAAAGAACAATCACATCTTAATTTGTACTTTTTGTCAGTGTTTTTTATCATTGTCAAAATGACTAATAAGTTTCTTGCTTAGATTGCTCAGCTAGAGGCCCACAGCACCAACATGTTCCCTCTGAAGCAGATCAAAAGCTCAAACGCTCCCTAATTTTCTTGAACGATGGATCTGCTGAGCGTAGCTTCAACCCAAGTTAGCCACATTAGGAGTAATCACTGTTCCAGTCGGATGCCATTGGCAACTGAAGAAGTCCTTGATCTCCTTTTGACGAACTTCGTCTCTTCCGTGTCTTCTTGCCTGTTTTTTCTTTGGCAGTTTTCTATTTATTAAGCAGGGATCACCTCTAGTGATGTCCACATAATTTGTctgtacttatttttttttattgtacttgtttttttttttaactttataaattgtgttttattcactttaataaaataataataataataataattataataataattattattattaattttttttaatatcactTTTGAGTAGAGTTTTAGCTTCATTTATAAATCTTAtataatggatatatatatatatatactatgaaaaaaaaacacatttagGTGGGTAAGATATTCGAAACGCTATCTAATTATAAGATATAtacttaaattcaaaatatagtgattttgacatagtttatttttttttatactcacCCTTCATTAACTCAATGTTGACCGTAAGAACGCATGTGCATAAGAAAATATTGATAGTTTAGATATACGCGCATTAATTACATGGGGTGTTGACCGTAAGAATGCATGTGCATAAGAAAATATTGATACTTTAGATATACGCGCATTAATTACATGGGGTATGCATGTAGTTTCCCCTTATCAAGGGGAATGCATTTGCAATGACAGTCAAAAAAATGCACCcttgaaaaatgaaattgagtCATGAAAATTTATTAGGAATGACAAGCccttcaaaaaatatatatatattttatttggataTAATTTAAAAGTGTCGTTGTTGTCAAATTGGTAGATATTTCAAGTTTTCATTTGATAATAAAGAGAGTTATCACCTTTTTAATAtggatatgatttttttttatctaaactttaaaagtaaaaaagcttagataattttttaaatgaggaatagagtttttttttattatttttattatttttatttttttattaaagtaaataaatgatGAGTATATATTAACAACAGAAGTAAATATTGGACTAAACtaatagttaaaatatttatttctaagTGAGAGGCCAAAGGTTTAATTCTCAGTTAATGCATTGTAAACAGAGTTTTTTTGTACATGAATGGTATAGGGTCTTTATGTACAAAGTGAGAGTATGTGATATATTTAACACAGATTTAATAACGTTTCTAACTGTGATTTTGTGCAATtgagaataaaataaactaaaaaaaaaccatctcaAAACAATGAAATGTGCTTTAGAGGGATCCAAcccaaaacataaataaaagaaaataaaataaaataaatctcagGTTTAATTATCTGTAAGTGGGGACACTCATAATTTGAGCATTGTGTTCTATCTTCTGAGTCCATGATTTCAATGAAAGATCATTCAGTAAAAACTTTAACTGCATGTAGAGTATGAAAACATTTTTTCCACTTGGAATGAAAGATAACTCTACCAATAGTGGATCGGCCAAGTGATAGATATTAAGATTATTTAAgtagtaattttaaatttagattttagtgtatgtaaaaaatatatacacactcATTT is a window of Dioscorea cayenensis subsp. rotundata cultivar TDr96_F1 chromosome 5, TDr96_F1_v2_PseudoChromosome.rev07_lg8_w22 25.fasta, whole genome shotgun sequence DNA encoding:
- the LOC120260319 gene encoding probable cysteine desulfurase, with protein sequence MHFMKRFTAKHRNQTPSSKEPQNQTSINSQTPNSMTMMLKPVQDKMIHKSSLDELDTSISPAVIQKLRRYSQNNSSEDRIEWLQSQVIGNQMEFDTPFGQRTLTYADHTASGRSLKFIEDYIIDKVLPSYGNTHTDDSFVGERTTKLAHKASEFIKKCMGGGNDDSIIFCGSGTTAAIKRLQEVIGVAVSPIMRDRVLENVKEEERWVVFIGPYEHHSNILSWRQSLADVVEIGLNSDGLIDLEELERQLKSLKYLDRPKLGSFSACSNVTGIATDTRAVARLLHRHGAFACFDFAASGPYVEINMRSRDELGGYDAVYLSPHKFIGGPGTPGILLMSNSMYRLGSLPPSTCGGGTVAYVNGFNEEDTLYYDKIEEREDAGTPQIIQKIRAALAFWVKEYIGYELIDLHESFYIETALRRLRQNPNIKVLGNTKAKRLSILSFLVYPSTTRTHSSIDDLDNKIQPLNGRFVAKLLNDLFGIQARGGCACAGPYGHSLLNVDEKLSLGIRSVIQKGYNGMKPGWTRISFPYYMAKEEFAFIMAAVEFIGMHGHRFLPLYTFHWESGDWSFDKRAFKYHLMEAELANASRALFSGAIGGVDGTRDLNALIGIENTLVNVKEGKTVGKTHKFATYLEAAKRLALSLPADPPRNNVPDEIVVTLKLYE
- the LOC120260321 gene encoding serine carboxypeptidase-like 44, with the protein product MASSIKFLLPLMVMLMVLVLINGGTLVKGYPEEDIVKKLPGQPDVAFKQYAGYIDVDLDAGRSLFYYFVEAQGESQQVKPLTLWLTGGPGCSSIGQGAFNQVGPFLPNGDGHSLQCNKMSWNRVSNLLFVDAPAGVGWSYSNRSSDYSFSIESFTNDMYIFLIKWLEKFPEFKYTDLFLTGETYAGHYIPNFVNVLLKHNQNSDDFKFKIKGIAIGNPIIKLDRDLAASYEFLWSHGMISDEIFMIIKRECDFEKYVRRNDQNASETCNTAVDTAIIMVGNINFYNVILDTCPSNVEEQLRLKKTVSKISYGIDVCMGYEIDVYLNLPQVQHAFHANRTKLPYKWSKCSQFLQYNDEDNIKNMLPVLKIIVGQKIPVWIFSGDQDAILSILGSRSLVRELAEELKYNITVPYGAWYYKSQVGGWVTEYGNVLTFATVKGGGEMIGYSQPGRAFQLFKSFVHGERLTRRNT
- the LOC120260320 gene encoding probable cysteine desulfurase, translating into MESKQDGYLASVCIYKELIELIQAKQDQENKAQQEKRIQWLRSQVIGSHAEFDTPFGKRMLTYADHTATGRCLLYIEDFILRKVLPFYGNTHTSDSFVGSNTTKMVQEGMMYIKKCMGAGQDDALIFSGAGATAGIKRLQEVMGVAIPSTMREKVVKKLRDEERWVVFVGPYEHHSNLLSWRQSTVEVVEIGADDDGLIDIGALKQELMSSKYAKRPMLGSFSACSNVTGILTNTRALARLLHKHGAFACFDFATSGPYVELDMKPGEEDGYDAVFLSPHKFIGGPGSPGMLLINKALYKLKSSPPSTCGGGTVNYVNGFNEQDTLYNEDIEEREHAGTPPIIQTIKAAMAFWVKNFIGFQLISFHETIYTELALNVLLSNPNIRILGNNKVKRLPIISFLVFPSSSTVNGEKPLHCRFVAKLLNDLFGIQGRGGCACAGPYGHRLLGIDEKLSLALRSAIQKGYSGLKPGWTRISFSYYMSREEWAFVLASIEFIASYGHLFLPLYEFDWITGDWTFKKRMKKLEGFVELRAINSSSTTNGERKDRDVFMKYLFAAEDFALSLSGDICPGFVPADIDPSLILFRI